A portion of the Stigmatella aurantiaca DW4/3-1 genome contains these proteins:
- a CDS encoding DUF2381 family protein → MHHSVSAVLLSLFLSGGGAALAQSPSSTVGLSIRRIELVSDDVQPAVEVAVSPGLSTMFLFDSEVSREGLTIEGRERFAMVDAGLTVLRLIPSEKISAGERLKLTVRFQDGAAPASATFVLVAHPARSEAHVEVYRRKRSVENYQEEVRQARIEAEKCREENERLRADRSVPDGVTGLIATSVLDGRGIDFRDVSKVATLGPGGAAGNLYVRTFRTARRVAVEVGLVSRGDDQSWTAVGATLRGKANEELKVLQVWQSGPVATGSDGKRVVVVEAEASSESPLGSYTLKLWDADGRRTVTLGNVTFP, encoded by the coding sequence GTGCATCATTCCGTGTCGGCCGTGCTGCTTTCCCTCTTCCTCTCAGGAGGAGGGGCGGCTCTGGCGCAGTCGCCCTCATCCACCGTGGGGCTGAGCATTCGGCGAATCGAGCTGGTCTCGGATGATGTTCAGCCAGCGGTTGAAGTAGCAGTGAGCCCGGGACTCTCGACGATGTTTCTCTTTGATTCGGAAGTGAGTCGAGAGGGGCTGACAATTGAGGGACGCGAGCGCTTCGCGATGGTGGACGCTGGGCTTACTGTCTTGCGCCTGATTCCGTCAGAGAAAATCTCGGCAGGAGAACGGCTCAAGTTGACGGTGCGCTTTCAGGATGGCGCGGCCCCGGCAAGTGCGACGTTTGTCCTGGTCGCGCACCCCGCACGGTCGGAGGCGCATGTCGAAGTCTATCGACGCAAGAGGAGCGTCGAGAACTATCAGGAAGAAGTCCGTCAGGCGCGCATCGAAGCAGAGAAATGCAGAGAGGAGAATGAGCGCCTGCGCGCGGATCGAAGTGTGCCCGATGGAGTGACGGGACTCATCGCGACATCAGTCCTAGATGGCCGCGGCATTGATTTCCGCGACGTGAGCAAGGTTGCCACCCTGGGCCCGGGAGGAGCAGCAGGCAATCTTTATGTCCGTACATTCCGTACAGCTCGCAGGGTGGCTGTTGAGGTCGGCCTTGTGTCACGGGGGGATGACCAATCGTGGACAGCAGTGGGGGCGACGCTCCGGGGCAAGGCCAACGAGGAGCTGAAAGTGCTTCAAGTGTGGCAGTCCGGCCCTGTTGCCACGGGCTCGGATGGCAAGCGCGTGGTGGTGGTAGAGGCTGAGGCATCATCCGAGTCCCCCCTGGGGAGTTACACACTCAAGCTCTGGGACGCGGATGGGCGCCGCACCGTCACCCTGGGCAACGTCACCTTCCCTTAA
- a CDS encoding DUF2924 domain-containing protein, with product MAKKGTARAARTQLADVPQQLAALASMSVPDLAAKYLELYGEPTRSRNRDYLKKRLAFRIQELAEGGLSTRAVARISELGDRLPERWRMRQVEETKPSAPPPSGPVDVRAPAAEGRDARLPPPGTVLTRVFKGAQHRVTVREDGIEFEGQLHRSLSSVAKLITGTAWNGFTFFGLRAGGSKAVKS from the coding sequence ATGGCGAAGAAGGGGACTGCGCGGGCCGCGCGCACGCAGTTGGCGGATGTGCCACAGCAGTTGGCCGCGCTGGCCAGCATGTCCGTGCCGGATTTGGCGGCGAAGTACCTGGAGCTGTACGGCGAGCCCACACGCAGTCGCAACCGGGACTACCTGAAGAAGCGCCTGGCCTTCCGCATTCAGGAACTGGCCGAAGGGGGCCTCTCCACGCGCGCCGTCGCACGCATCTCGGAATTGGGCGACAGGCTGCCCGAGCGCTGGCGGATGCGGCAGGTGGAGGAGACGAAGCCCTCCGCGCCGCCTCCTTCAGGCCCTGTCGACGTGCGCGCACCCGCTGCGGAAGGACGCGACGCGCGCCTGCCTCCGCCGGGCACGGTGCTGACGCGCGTGTTCAAGGGCGCGCAGCACCGGGTGACGGTGCGCGAGGACGGCATTGAATTCGAGGGCCAGCTCCACCGCAGCCTCTCCAGCGTGGCCAAGCTGATTACTGGTACGGCCTGGAATGGCTTCACCTTCTTCGGTCTCAGGGCCGGCGGCTCCAAGGCGGTGAAGTCATGA
- a CDS encoding GNAT family N-acetyltransferase, protein MPSDKKPGDWKSRLDELGQRDAENQGKVVVPEQVEWETRLPHESATMGTEILAFDGERRLGHAYLSDRAAGVAWLELLYVIPRARRQGLGAKILRSVESYCSAHGVREIQGEVSINDYTETEEEVEETAAWFEERGFTRRKNGRAHWVISKSIN, encoded by the coding sequence ATGCCGAGCGATAAGAAGCCTGGAGACTGGAAGAGCAGATTGGACGAACTGGGTCAACGCGACGCGGAGAACCAGGGGAAGGTGGTGGTTCCGGAGCAGGTCGAATGGGAGACGCGCCTGCCCCATGAGTCCGCAACCATGGGTACCGAGATCCTCGCATTCGACGGGGAGAGACGGTTGGGCCACGCCTACTTGAGCGACAGGGCCGCGGGAGTCGCGTGGCTTGAGCTTCTCTACGTGATTCCACGTGCCCGCCGACAGGGGCTCGGAGCCAAGATTCTGCGTTCAGTGGAGTCCTACTGCTCCGCGCATGGGGTCCGGGAGATTCAGGGCGAGGTGTCGATCAACGACTACACGGAGACGGAGGAGGAGGTTGAGGAGACCGCCGCGTGGTTTGAAGAGCGAGGGTTCACTCGTCGCAAGAACGGCAGGGCGCACTGGGTCATCTCGAAATCCATCAACTAG
- a CDS encoding serine/threonine-protein kinase, translated as MAERSDDDVTTEELPTRVPTVRTPSEASFHFEVEGVRYEAVRELEVRPNGERLLRAERRVADGVLSGPCLIRQLTSPSTYIQRKRLFEEVQLAFRLNHPNIAQVFHVQVDELEDAAYAIMEYVGGPSLETLVCAAVVRGQPLSEGFGLYLGAEVADALHYAHTLTSEKGTPLGIVHRDVNPRHIALGLHGEVKLLDFGSAYSLLVGREESPENLLRGDVAYASPEYLRKEGLTARSDVFSLGVLLVELLTGNHLFEVQDVPSVRANESPLRLESPSSLPLHQMQGLMESFGPDVVEKAVANLDGDIKAVLHIALRLNPMDRFETAADMRDALRGVAQSWPTGPYGRADAMKEAARVVSEGGKLRDQVEFGEAGFYPEGLEKHELDALKKG; from the coding sequence ATGGCGGAGCGTTCGGATGATGATGTGACGACGGAGGAGTTGCCGACCCGAGTCCCCACGGTGCGTACGCCCAGCGAGGCGAGCTTCCACTTCGAGGTAGAGGGCGTGCGTTACGAGGCGGTGCGGGAGTTGGAGGTGCGGCCGAATGGCGAGAGGCTGCTGAGGGCGGAGCGGCGCGTGGCGGATGGAGTGCTTTCCGGCCCCTGCCTGATTCGCCAGCTCACCAGCCCGTCCACGTACATTCAGCGCAAGCGGCTGTTTGAGGAGGTGCAGTTGGCCTTTCGCCTCAACCACCCCAACATCGCTCAAGTCTTCCATGTGCAGGTGGATGAGCTGGAAGACGCTGCCTACGCCATCATGGAGTACGTGGGTGGGCCCTCGCTGGAGACGCTGGTGTGCGCGGCGGTGGTGAGGGGGCAGCCTCTCTCAGAGGGGTTTGGCCTGTACCTGGGAGCGGAGGTGGCGGACGCGCTGCACTACGCGCACACGCTGACGTCGGAGAAGGGCACGCCCCTGGGCATTGTCCATCGCGACGTGAACCCCCGGCACATTGCCTTGGGCCTCCATGGCGAGGTGAAGCTATTGGACTTCGGTTCGGCGTACTCGCTGCTGGTGGGGCGCGAGGAGTCGCCGGAGAATCTGCTGCGAGGTGACGTTGCGTACGCCAGCCCGGAGTACCTGCGCAAGGAGGGGCTGACCGCGCGCTCCGACGTCTTCAGCTTGGGCGTGCTTCTGGTAGAGCTGCTGACGGGCAACCATCTTTTCGAGGTGCAGGACGTCCCGTCTGTGCGTGCGAATGAGAGCCCGCTCCGTCTTGAGTCGCCGTCGTCGTTGCCGCTGCACCAGATGCAAGGCCTCATGGAGTCCTTCGGCCCGGACGTCGTCGAGAAGGCGGTGGCAAACCTCGATGGCGACATCAAGGCGGTGTTGCACATCGCCCTGCGCCTCAACCCCATGGATCGCTTCGAGACGGCGGCGGACATGCGCGATGCCCTGCGTGGCGTGGCCCAGTCGTGGCCCACGGGACCCTACGGGCGCGCGGACGCCATGAAGGAGGCGGCACGCGTGGTGTCCGAGGGCGGGAAGCTGCGCGACCAAGTCGAGTTCGGTGAGGCCGGCTTCTACCCGGAGGGGTTGGAGAAGCACGAGCTGGATGCACTGAAAAAGGGGTAA
- a CDS encoding serine/threonine protein kinase — protein MRDNGPPAVLSPGDVVKGYTVVKQLDQGGFGTVYLATNDGQSCALKLVERQRVDGRVEKEVSILLRLTHPNVVGLRGFSYWQAGERDYALIAMEYVEGRKLSAWVKEENPSARQVAKVTLDVARALAASHEAGVVHRDVKDANVMVRDADGLAVLVDYGIGDYKGAPSGVTQSMLPPGTMEYRPPEAWLFLQKHLGQRGFRYVSVPSDDVWALGVVLYRLLTARWPFNEATDETYVEGVISKSPMPPHVANRFVPERLGMLCMRLLEKDPAARPDARAVCAALEEVLAEAEGEAWDTPLCDTYGPNSATTEGEVDKFARWVKVPLRQMRRGKVPGPELPGAGPPADSPPQALPVAAATRPVEAHLPGLVLAAGMEADAAEAAPMAPIVEAGRPSLFSRIRKGRVLSVGLLAMALASGAYFSQRTASPQPQAVPGQEVATYAKKPQAAPAAAPIGPEATPAAVAPPATLPEVTATVTTTKSDSPTSPPVPAKKAARSVSSALATTALCGALACSGPQVRPAPDPEPCPAGATKGMKKLGMDIGDKQGASLVRGDQKFVTVKEGTAQIIVGSDYATLSGRLVIADRVYVRLTRARFRGESFPVCLEVLDTSNNRGLEIEGGGGDTGKARVYSGVFVRAVNEFE, from the coding sequence ATGAGGGACAACGGCCCCCCTGCCGTGCTGTCCCCTGGGGACGTGGTGAAGGGCTACACGGTGGTGAAGCAGCTGGACCAAGGCGGCTTCGGTACCGTGTACCTCGCGACGAACGACGGCCAGTCCTGTGCCTTGAAGCTCGTGGAGAGGCAGCGCGTAGATGGGCGGGTGGAGAAGGAAGTCTCCATCCTCTTGCGGTTGACGCACCCCAACGTGGTGGGGCTTCGCGGCTTCTCCTACTGGCAGGCTGGGGAGCGCGACTACGCCCTCATCGCCATGGAGTACGTGGAGGGGCGGAAGCTGAGCGCGTGGGTGAAGGAGGAGAACCCCTCGGCTCGGCAGGTGGCGAAGGTGACGCTCGACGTGGCGCGGGCGCTGGCGGCCTCGCACGAGGCGGGCGTGGTGCACCGGGACGTGAAGGACGCCAACGTCATGGTGCGCGACGCGGATGGCCTGGCGGTGCTCGTGGATTACGGCATCGGGGACTACAAGGGCGCGCCGTCCGGTGTCACCCAGTCCATGCTTCCACCCGGAACGATGGAGTACCGGCCCCCCGAGGCCTGGCTCTTCCTGCAGAAGCACCTCGGCCAGAGGGGCTTCCGCTATGTGTCGGTTCCCTCGGACGACGTATGGGCTCTGGGCGTTGTCCTCTACCGCCTCCTCACTGCGAGGTGGCCCTTCAACGAGGCGACGGACGAAACCTATGTCGAGGGTGTCATCAGCAAGTCACCCATGCCACCTCACGTGGCCAACCGCTTCGTCCCGGAGCGGCTGGGCATGTTGTGCATGCGCCTGCTGGAAAAGGACCCTGCTGCCCGTCCCGACGCGCGCGCTGTTTGTGCGGCGCTGGAGGAAGTCCTGGCCGAGGCGGAAGGGGAAGCCTGGGACACTCCCTTGTGCGACACGTATGGCCCGAATTCGGCCACCACCGAGGGCGAGGTCGACAAGTTCGCGCGGTGGGTGAAGGTCCCCTTGCGCCAGATGCGCCGTGGCAAGGTGCCCGGGCCGGAGCTGCCCGGCGCAGGCCCGCCCGCGGATTCGCCGCCCCAGGCTCTTCCCGTGGCCGCTGCTACGCGGCCTGTGGAGGCGCACCTGCCGGGCTTGGTGCTTGCGGCGGGGATGGAAGCGGACGCCGCAGAGGCGGCCCCTATGGCCCCTATCGTCGAGGCGGGACGGCCCTCCCTCTTCTCTCGCATCAGGAAAGGGCGGGTGCTGAGTGTGGGGCTGCTGGCCATGGCCCTCGCGTCTGGGGCGTACTTCTCACAGCGGACGGCTTCGCCGCAGCCGCAGGCCGTCCCCGGCCAAGAAGTAGCGACATATGCCAAGAAACCTCAAGCTGCCCCGGCCGCAGCTCCCATCGGGCCGGAGGCAACACCTGCGGCCGTCGCTCCCCCCGCGACGCTTCCCGAGGTGACTGCCACCGTGACGACGACGAAGAGTGACTCCCCGACCTCCCCTCCGGTGCCTGCGAAGAAGGCCGCGAGGAGCGTCAGCAGTGCCCTGGCGACGACGGCCCTCTGCGGCGCGCTGGCCTGCTCAGGCCCCCAGGTGCGTCCGGCTCCAGACCCCGAACCGTGCCCGGCAGGCGCCACCAAGGGCATGAAGAAGCTCGGCATGGACATTGGGGATAAGCAGGGCGCGAGCTTAGTCCGAGGGGACCAAAAATTCGTAACGGTGAAGGAAGGCACTGCACAGATCATTGTGGGGTCGGACTACGCCACTCTGTCTGGGCGACTCGTCATCGCCGACCGCGTCTATGTTCGACTGACTCGAGCGCGATTTCGCGGAGAGAGCTTCCCTGTGTGTCTGGAGGTGCTGGACACCTCGAACAACCGCGGATTGGAGATAGAGGGCGGCGGAGGGGATACCGGTAAGGCGCGCGTGTACTCTGGCGTTTTTGTCAGGGCGGTGAATGAGTTTGAGTGA
- a CDS encoding helix-turn-helix domain-containing protein yields MYIHPDARGVAPPKESSRPLRSIIGDALRAARLRANLTQVDVAHLIDISPVVYSRLERGRGLPSVQTLFCLCTALRATPNELLGYPASLPPDAVADAKEALLRRVRQLDAHQALALVQLLPDVR; encoded by the coding sequence ATGTATATCCATCCTGACGCCCGCGGCGTCGCCCCTCCGAAGGAGTCCTCCCGTCCCTTGCGCAGCATCATCGGCGACGCCCTGCGCGCCGCCCGCCTTCGTGCCAACCTGACGCAGGTGGACGTGGCCCACCTCATCGACATCTCCCCCGTCGTCTACAGCCGACTCGAGCGGGGGCGAGGGCTCCCCAGCGTCCAGACGCTGTTCTGTCTCTGCACCGCCCTGCGCGCTACTCCCAACGAGTTACTGGGCTACCCCGCCTCGCTGCCGCCTGACGCCGTCGCTGACGCCAAGGAGGCCTTGCTACGCCGTGTGCGCCAGTTGGATGCGCACCAGGCGCTCGCCCTCGTCCAGCTTCTGCCGGACGTGCGCTGA
- a CDS encoding recombinase family protein, translating into MRKSKPAPSDAKRCAVYTRKSTAAGLEMEFNSLDAQRESCVSYVQRQPGWVLVDESYDDGGFTGANMERPAFQRLMQDVDSGRVDVVVVYKVDRLSRSLLDFAKVMERFNAAGASFVSVTQNFSTADAMGRLTLNMLMSFAEFEREMISERTRDKVAAARRKGKWTGGRAPLGYEVKDKRLVVNEYEAVVVREAFELYLQHQQASVVSRLLNETGRKTKRYEAQSGATRAARKWTTQDVLRLLRSPLYAGFVPYGDEAHPGEHSPIVDRATFHQVQDILEGRGPGIQYHGRNPDYVLRGLLRCGMCGEAMTPGSTRKGTREYRYYRCVTRDKQGKEGCRASPLPAAALEDFVVARLREVSVGGGFATQVHARLTSRLEEKHKALRAERIQLPKDLAKRAGESAKWVDSLAKLEGPARRLLEEKLTAAEEESAGMRRRLTEVEHALDAMEREKLEAAWVAQALADFDAVWDALTAANRGRLLQALVGRVVVDEETDRVDVHLAQAGEPAASEGEEVAA; encoded by the coding sequence ATGAGGAAGAGCAAGCCAGCGCCCTCGGACGCGAAGCGCTGCGCCGTCTACACGCGCAAGTCCACGGCGGCGGGCCTGGAGATGGAGTTCAACTCGCTGGACGCCCAGCGCGAGTCCTGTGTCTCCTACGTGCAGCGCCAGCCCGGCTGGGTGCTGGTGGATGAGAGCTACGACGACGGCGGCTTCACCGGCGCGAACATGGAGCGGCCCGCCTTCCAGCGACTAATGCAGGACGTGGACTCGGGCCGGGTGGACGTGGTGGTGGTGTACAAGGTGGACCGCCTCTCCCGCAGCCTCCTCGACTTCGCGAAAGTCATGGAGCGCTTCAACGCGGCGGGCGCCTCCTTCGTCTCGGTGACGCAGAACTTCTCCACCGCAGATGCGATGGGCCGGCTGACGCTGAACATGCTGATGTCCTTCGCCGAGTTCGAGCGGGAGATGATTTCGGAGCGCACGCGGGACAAGGTGGCCGCCGCGAGGCGCAAGGGGAAGTGGACGGGAGGACGCGCGCCGCTGGGCTACGAGGTGAAGGACAAGCGCCTCGTGGTGAATGAGTACGAGGCGGTGGTGGTGCGGGAGGCCTTCGAGCTGTACCTCCAGCACCAGCAGGCCTCGGTGGTGTCGCGCCTCCTCAACGAGACGGGGCGCAAGACGAAGCGGTACGAGGCCCAGAGCGGTGCCACGCGCGCGGCCCGGAAATGGACGACGCAGGACGTGCTGCGCCTCTTGAGGAGTCCCCTGTACGCGGGCTTCGTGCCGTATGGCGACGAGGCGCACCCGGGCGAGCACTCGCCCATCGTGGATAGGGCCACCTTCCATCAGGTGCAGGACATCCTGGAGGGCCGCGGCCCGGGCATCCAGTACCACGGGCGCAACCCTGACTATGTGCTGCGAGGCCTCCTGCGCTGCGGCATGTGCGGCGAGGCGATGACGCCCGGCTCCACGCGCAAGGGCACGCGTGAGTACCGCTACTATCGCTGCGTCACCCGGGACAAACAGGGGAAGGAGGGGTGCCGGGCCTCACCCCTTCCGGCCGCCGCCCTGGAGGACTTCGTCGTCGCGCGGCTGCGGGAAGTCTCGGTAGGTGGGGGCTTCGCGACGCAGGTACACGCCCGCCTCACGTCGCGGCTGGAAGAGAAGCACAAGGCCCTGCGCGCTGAGCGCATACAGCTCCCGAAGGACTTGGCCAAGCGTGCCGGAGAGTCCGCGAAGTGGGTGGACTCCCTCGCGAAGCTGGAGGGCCCCGCCCGGCGGCTCCTGGAGGAGAAGCTGACAGCCGCTGAAGAGGAGTCCGCCGGCATGAGGCGGCGGCTGACGGAGGTGGAGCACGCGCTGGACGCCATGGAGAGGGAGAAGCTGGAGGCGGCCTGGGTGGCCCAGGCCTTGGCGGACTTCGACGCGGTGTGGGACGCCCTCACGGCCGCCAACCGGGGTCGCCTGCTGCAGGCACTCGTCGGCCGAGTCGTGGTGGACGAGGAGACGGACAGAGTGGATGTGCACCTGGCTCAGGCCGGTGAGCCTGCGGCGTCCGAGGGCGAGGAGGTGGCGGCGTGA
- a CDS encoding DUSAM domain-containing protein yields MSETVDWGPIRTLARRVPIGEERLALTTAEKALLKRTASEVGISDGEAETALATDEGAVGLLREEVRRIREGSQRLMDALTRMYQHLRKEDPASARKEMRDVLAVEVVPHYRAIAQEQLDEMAGAP; encoded by the coding sequence GTGAGTGAAACCGTTGACTGGGGCCCGATTCGCACACTCGCACGTCGCGTTCCCATCGGAGAAGAGCGCCTGGCCCTCACGACTGCGGAGAAGGCGCTGCTGAAACGCACGGCCTCCGAGGTGGGCATCAGCGACGGCGAAGCCGAAACTGCGCTCGCCACGGATGAGGGCGCGGTAGGCCTCCTGCGAGAGGAAGTCCGGCGCATCCGAGAAGGCTCCCAGAGGCTCATGGACGCGTTGACCCGGATGTACCAGCACCTTCGAAAGGAGGACCCCGCCAGCGCCCGCAAGGAAATGCGGGACGTGCTCGCCGTCGAGGTCGTACCTCACTACCGCGCCATCGCTCAGGAGCAGCTCGACGAGATGGCCGGCGCGCCGTAA
- a CDS encoding helix-turn-helix domain-containing protein, producing the protein MNEQLATHLGAIARLAREQMSLTQVQVAERVGLASAVYSRIERGQMIPSVETLKKLCIELMVSPEDLMGLTESADSGARTRPEDDVTLRRLLFLARKLDAAKLDALVRITTELAR; encoded by the coding sequence ATGAATGAACAGCTTGCAACGCACCTTGGCGCTATCGCCCGCCTCGCTCGGGAGCAGATGAGCCTGACGCAGGTCCAAGTCGCGGAGCGCGTGGGGCTGGCGTCTGCTGTCTACAGCAGAATCGAACGCGGGCAGATGATTCCCAGCGTCGAGACGCTGAAGAAGCTTTGCATTGAGTTGATGGTCTCCCCCGAGGACCTGATGGGCCTCACCGAATCCGCCGACAGCGGGGCTCGGACTCGCCCGGAGGATGACGTCACCTTGCGCCGCCTGCTCTTCCTCGCGCGGAAGCTCGATGCGGCGAAACTAGACGCTCTCGTCCGCATCACCACCGAGCTGGCCCGCTGA